A genome region from Pseudochaenichthys georgianus unplaced genomic scaffold, fPseGeo1.2 scaffold_586_arrow_ctg1, whole genome shotgun sequence includes the following:
- the prr33 gene encoding neurofilament heavy polypeptide, whose protein sequence is MAVAYGAVTDPGLLYQQYPPPLLPKPGKDNVRLQKLLKRSAKKKASAQTSQPATLFRSNLSPVNEASPDLEHSDHSTPPKTPETPFSLFSVQEPPRFAARPLYRHVASPYPRRAGYGRPGRFSPQTVAPPLYSYPQNTTTVSSYSASTNVSEVSTATWQVVEPAVPTISLLPASLTPEATVPAAEVRKPAFSTFADNNAGLRPLATGGTRQARSPTPYQAMGGQALIRPLTVLIPMGKCRSPRPTFKATDRSRSPKPMFDVPKIRMYTASTSYYESTRTTPVYDTAALTSIGSTAPQSKAPAETMQDLTPVSEIRRGTTPTALPPLPSPDPQRKTPTSEMKRGTTPTTEMNTIITPTVEILRATPTSEIRVKTPTGRPRTPAYNKNRAATPVFEVSRPNPLLFAVSPITVQPERSRTPKTLSAMSSLSTSQSEKISLSVSQSEKISEPKPADMIPNGDIHLVMTPVVKPIQQSIDMTQSEPDLSREAAPAGSQRPKTPTTEPKTPAVTSYSNQRPKTPTYEASRLMTTSPGFKRPRTPTYGMSPSPVGFQRPKTPTQTAKKSKSGYRGLTPAEYAAHGGIKTYSPAFGISDSKTQAEEEVKAPTEEPVDCKAPIQETPAKEQAMPEVSKAQETPTEVEKPQMRDVKVAVTPSIPIIIVSQASDTFVTTIAQETSMVSSRVAAKQEKTVIHEPPKSKPPTTQGKTFQKPVQEVAKPKTNPPEVKPVPKGDDQDPLKAVRKLLGKDKVQKPVPETEADKKEPVAESKAKDEGQKPSTATGSEEKGKDKKEEPAAVNSAPEKKESVESLPAEALLKVMQKPKGLKSKLSGWSRLKKHMVVEQEEPTFPELGPRKEAAGTDQKEVNKAEEKAVDKPENQDENETKDAPVAAKMWNACLFQMFSTKENIMHQIELNKSDDKKTQEGTDGEKEVPSFAQRLPLLLFSPKFDAKRLKEAASRPTTKISTVFEMGLIGRKGQEEEPKDFNRTARGFAAT, encoded by the coding sequence ATGGCTGTCGCTTACGGGGCTGTCACCGACCCGGGCCTGCTTTACCAGCAGTACCCTCCGCCCCTGCTTCCCAAACCTGGAAAGGACAACGTTCGGCTTCAGAAACTCCTCAAGAGATCCGCCAAGAAGAAGGCCTCCGCTCAGACATCGCAGCCCGCCACGCTTTTCCGCTCCAACCTTTCCCCCGTGAACGAAGCAAGTCCCGACCTCGAGCACAGTGACCACTCGACACCTCCCAAGACTCCAGAGACACCGTTCAGTCTTTTCAGTGTCCAGGAGCCTCCGAGGTTCGCCGCCAGACCGCTTTATCGACATGTGGCGTCGCCTTACCCACGTCGAGCGGGGTACGGGAGACCGGGAAGATTCTCCCCTCAGACGGTGGCGCCCCCATTGTACTCTTACCCGCAGAATACTACTACCGTTTCTTCATATTCTGCGTCCACCAACGTGTCTGAAGTCTCAACAGCTACGTGGCAAGTCGTTGAGCCTGCGGTGCCAACAATATCTTTACTGCCAGCCTCCTTGACACCCGAGGCAACAGTACCAGCTGCTGAAGTAAGAAAGCCGGCTTTTAGCACATTTGCTGACAATAATGCCGGTCTTAGACCTTTGGCAACTGGAGGGACGCGGCAAGCAAGAAGTCCAACTCCTTATCAAGCAATGGGGGGTCAAGCTCTGATTCGTCCTCTCACTGTTTTGATCCCGATGGGCAAATGCAGGAGTCCACGTCCAACATTCAAAGCGACCGACCGTTCAAGATCGCCCAAACCGATGTTTGATGTTCCCAAAATTAGGATGTATACGGCGAGCACATCCTACTACGAGTCAACCAGGACCACACCGGTGTACGACACAGCTGCTTTAACCTCCATTGGCAGCACAGCACCTCAAAGCAAAGCACCGGCAGAAACCATGCAAGATTTGACTCCCGTATCCGAGATCAGAAGAGGGACAACACCGACGGCTCTGCCTCCTTTACCGAGCCCAGATCCCCAGAGGAAAACACCAACTTCAGAAATGAAAAGGGGCACCACACCAACAACGGAGATGAATACTATAATAACACCTACGGTTGAAATCCTAAGAGCAACCCCGACTTCTGAAATCAGAGTTAAAACACCAACAGGGCGGCCTCGAACCCCGGCATACAACAAGAATCGGGCTGCAACGCCGGTCTTTGAAGTCTCAAGACCGAATCCTCTCTTGTTCGCCGTGTCGCCAATCACAGTACAGCCAGAGAGGTCAAGAACGCCCAAAACACTTTCTGCGATGAGCAGTTTGTCAACTTCCCAAAGCGAGAagatcagtttgtctgtttcccAAAGCGAGAAGATCAGTGAGCCTAAGCCTGCTGACATGATACCAAACGGGGACATTCATTTGGTCATGACACCAGTGGTAAAACCAATCCAACAGAGCATCGATATGACACAATCAGAGCCTGATCTGTCAAGAGAAGCCGCTCCAGCCGGCTCTCAAAGACCTAAAACCCCAACAACTGAGCCCAAAACACCAGCAGTGACTTCTTACAGCAACCAGAGGCCTAAGACTCCAACATACGAGGCATCCCGACTTATGACCACTTCGCCTGGTTTTAAAAGACCAAGGACACCTACGTACGGGATGTCACCATCACCTGTAGGCTTTCAGAGACCTAAAACCCCGACTCAAACTGCTAAAAAATCAAAGTCTGGCTACCGTGGATTGACACCGGCTGAATATGCTGCTCACGGAGGAATTAAAACCTACTCTCCAGCTTTTGGTATCTCCGATTCCAAGACGCAAGCTGAAGAGGAGGTTAAAGCGCCAACAGAGGAACCAGTAGACTGTAAAGCACCTATTCAAGAAACACCTGCGAAGGAACAAGCTATGCCAGAGGTGTCTAAAGCTCAAGAAACTCCCACAGAGGTAGAGAAACCCCAGATGAGGGACGTGAAGGTTGCCGTCACCCCTTCAATTCCCATCATTATCGTTTCACAGGCGTCTGACACTTTTGTAACAACGATAGCACAAGAGACGAGCATGGTTTCCAGTCGGGTTGCAGCAAAACAAGAGAAAACGGTGATCCACGAACCACCAAAGTCTAAACCCCCAACGACACAAGGGAAAACGTTTCAGAAACCAGTTCAAGAAGTCGCCAAACCAAAGACGAATCCTCCTGAAGTCAAACCTGTGCCCAAAGGTGACGACCAGGATCCTCTGAAGGCAGTCAGGAAACTATTAGGAAAAGATAAAGTCCAGAAACCTGTACCTGAGACAGAAGCTGATAAGAAAGAGCCTGTAGCTGAAAGCAAGGCTAAAGATGAAGGCCAAAAGCCCAGCACTGCAACAGGAAGTGAAGAAAAAGGAAAAGATAAGAAAGAAGAACCAGCTGCAGTTAATTCTGCGCCGGAGAAAAAGGAAAGCGTTGAATCCCTCCCCGCTGAGGCCCTTCTGAAAGTCATGCAGAAGCCAAAGGGGTTGAAATCCAAACTGAGCGGTTGGTCCAGACTCAAGAAGCACATGGTGGTGGAGCAGGAAGAGCCCACATTCCCAGAGCTTGGCCCCAGAAAGGAGGCCGCTGGGACGGACCAGAAAGAGGTGAACAAGGCCGAAGAGAAGGCCGTGGACAAGCCCGAAAATCAAGACGAGAACGAAACCAAAGACGCCCCCGTAGCGGCCAAAATGTGGAACGCCTGTCTCTTCCAAATGTTCAGCACTAAGGAGAACATCATGCACCAGATCGAGCTGAACAAAAGCGACGACAAGAAGACGCAAGAGGGGACAGACGGCGAGAAAGAGGTACCATCGTTCGCCCAGCGGCTGCCCTTGCTGCTCTTCAGTCCAAAGTTTGACGCTAAAAGGCTGAAAGAGGCGGCGTCAAGGCCGACGACGAAGATTTCGACAGTTTTTGAAATGGGTCTGATTGGGCGGAAAGGTCAAGAAGAGGAACCAAAAGACTTTAACAGAACAGCGAGGGGGTTCGCCGCAACTTAA